The following proteins come from a genomic window of Planctomycetaceae bacterium:
- a CDS encoding GxxExxY protein, whose product MQFEDLTYSIRGAATDVHRELGPGLLESTYEECLCCELSQRRLKFQRQVTLPVVYKHLRLDCGYRLDVVVESTVVLEIKSVESLSPLHDAQLLTYLRIGRYPVGLLINFNTPVLKDGIRRFVC is encoded by the coding sequence ATGCAGTTTGAAGATCTCACGTATAGCATCCGCGGGGCCGCGACCGACGTCCACCGGGAACTCGGACCCGGACTTCTTGAATCCACCTATGAGGAATGCCTGTGCTGCGAATTGTCACAGCGAAGGCTGAAGTTTCAGCGGCAGGTCACGCTTCCCGTCGTCTATAAACATCTCCGTCTCGACTGCGGCTACCGACTTGACGTTGTCGTTGAGAGTACAGTTGTGCTTGAAATTAAATCGGTCGAGTCCCTGTCGCCGCTGCATGATGCACAGTTGCTGACCTATCTCAGGATTGGCAGGTACCCCGTGGGCCTGCTGATCAACTTCAACACGCCTGTATTGAAAGACGGAATACGGCGTTTCGTCTGTTAG
- the cimA gene encoding citramalate synthase — MSRIQLYDTTLRDGSQGEGVNFSLQDKLMIATKLDELGFDYIEGGYPLSNPKDEEFFQRAADMDWKHSRVAAFGMTRRRDIAAEDDVGMKALINSRAPVITIVGKTWDLHATEVLRVSLQENLAMIADSVAYAKSEGREVIYDAEHCFDGWTANPDYALQTWKAAADAGADMICMCDTNGGTLPEQVVDAVTALRAEVDVAIGIHTHNDSDLAVANSLAAVQAGAVQVQGTINGIGERCGNVDLIAVAANLKLKLKFDVLSDDGIGRLTELSRYVYELANMNFRNGQPFVGASAFAHKGGMHVHAVNRISRSYEHISPESVGNVRRVLVSELSGRSNIVAKTTKFRLQEDAQLQAKILTAVQDMENDGYQFEAAEASFDLLVMKTAGTFRPSFVFDHYRVNVENQSREPVTEAVVKLTVNDVQQHVVGEGDGPVNALDAALRKALTPAYPNLAEMTLMDYRVRVINSTEGTAARVRVVIESRDRTDIWNTVGVSENIIEASWIALIDAFEYKIHKDRGAVGNGILNHGDTEPAEKPGHAV, encoded by the coding sequence ATGTCCAGAATCCAGCTTTACGACACAACGCTGCGCGACGGTTCTCAGGGAGAAGGCGTCAATTTCTCGCTGCAGGACAAGCTGATGATCGCCACCAAGCTGGACGAGCTGGGATTTGACTACATCGAAGGCGGCTACCCGCTGTCCAATCCCAAAGACGAAGAGTTCTTTCAGCGGGCCGCGGACATGGACTGGAAGCACTCCCGCGTCGCAGCCTTCGGAATGACTCGCCGCCGCGACATTGCCGCCGAAGACGATGTCGGCATGAAGGCCCTGATCAACAGCCGGGCACCCGTCATCACGATTGTTGGAAAAACCTGGGACCTGCATGCCACGGAAGTTCTGCGAGTTTCGCTGCAGGAAAACCTGGCCATGATCGCCGATTCCGTCGCCTACGCCAAAAGCGAAGGCCGTGAAGTGATCTATGACGCCGAACACTGTTTCGACGGATGGACGGCAAACCCGGACTACGCCCTGCAGACCTGGAAAGCCGCCGCCGACGCGGGAGCCGACATGATCTGCATGTGCGACACCAACGGCGGCACACTTCCCGAACAGGTCGTCGACGCTGTCACAGCTCTGCGAGCCGAAGTGGACGTGGCCATCGGAATTCACACGCATAACGACAGCGACCTGGCCGTGGCCAATTCTCTGGCCGCCGTCCAGGCCGGAGCTGTCCAGGTTCAGGGAACCATCAACGGCATCGGTGAACGCTGCGGAAATGTGGACCTGATCGCCGTCGCCGCGAACCTGAAGCTGAAGCTGAAGTTCGATGTGCTGTCCGATGATGGCATCGGCCGACTTACGGAACTGTCCCGCTATGTCTATGAACTGGCCAATATGAATTTTCGCAACGGCCAGCCGTTCGTCGGAGCCAGCGCGTTTGCTCACAAGGGTGGCATGCATGTGCATGCCGTGAACAGAATCTCCCGCAGTTACGAACACATCTCACCGGAATCCGTCGGCAACGTTCGCCGGGTGCTGGTCAGCGAACTTTCCGGCCGGTCCAATATCGTCGCCAAGACGACCAAATTTCGTCTGCAGGAAGACGCTCAACTGCAGGCGAAGATTCTGACCGCCGTTCAGGATATGGAAAACGACGGATACCAGTTCGAAGCGGCGGAAGCGTCGTTTGATCTGCTGGTGATGAAAACCGCCGGCACTTTCCGGCCGTCGTTTGTCTTTGACCACTACCGCGTGAATGTCGAAAACCAGTCCCGCGAACCGGTCACGGAAGCCGTTGTCAAACTGACGGTAAACGACGTGCAGCAGCATGTCGTCGGAGAAGGCGACGGACCGGTCAATGCTCTGGACGCCGCGCTGCGCAAGGCACTGACGCCGGCGTATCCGAACCTGGCGGAAATGACATTGATGGACTACCGCGTGCGAGTCATCAACAGCACGGAAGGCACCGCCGCCCGAGTCCGTGTTGTGATCGAAAGCCGCGACCGGACCGACATCTGGAACACCGTCGGAGTCAGCGAAAATATCATCGAAGCAAGCTGGATCGCGCTCATCGACGCCTTCGAATACAAAATCCACAAAGACCGCGGCGCCGTGGGAAACGGCATTCTGAACCACGGAGACACGGAGCCCGCGGAGAAGCCTGGTCATGCAGTTTGA
- a CDS encoding efflux RND transporter permease subunit gives MSLPSFSVRNSVLVNMLMVVVLAAGIIFALTLQREMFPESRPDKLLVAAVYPGVQPADVEKAVTIKIEEAIRGVEGIDKIESQVGEGISFTTLTLQQTVDDVDALLQEIRNEIDSIQDMPDDVEKISLKKVEPQLPVISIAVFGDVSEGTLKQTARNLRDDLLKLPGISRVELNGIRDDEIYVDVRPDKLLEYDVTFEEIAAAIRSGNLDISGGQLKGSRSSVAVRTLGEQQKAIRLEDIVVRSQPGGRRILLSDVAELSDGFVDSDLEADFNGKPSVNCVIFKGDSEDAVQISSVVKTYFAARSGQPYNGPDQAASGALAGIGRPDIYRVYQNAKSNPFPNTVNFKLHTDIARFVEGRLDLMTRNGKWGLVLVLLCLNLFLNWRVAWWAAVGLVVSFLGTFFVMWLVGATVNLLSMFGLIIVLGIIVDDAIVIGENIYRHIEEGKPPVRAAIEGAEEVMWPVIVAVSTTIAAFAPLFFIQGQIGDFMAQLPLVVIAALSISLMEALVILPAHLKHLPPVKIRRAADGQPSTFNGLKEMFLNRVLLAPYEKLLLLCLRWRYVTVTFVVGACVVAAGLLAGGIVRWQFIQDMDSESMIAALEMPIGTSSERLKQELQKLTDYIVDPDRFPEIVNVQTIAGRQYDVTGAGSVGFEDQSHLGQLVIEICPAEERTRSSEELINVLREWSTRELTGMNSIRWEAMSGGPGGNDIEVSLSGLPNSELPRATEDMEQLIGSIDGVFDLDDNLDLGKKELRLRLRESAAPTGVTVGSLGMFVRGALFGQEARRITRNREDVRIMVRYPETYRENVFNVEGMWLPGTGLPGQRSWIPIDEVAEARMTVGYSTITRYQQSRSARIVGSVDESRGSSTSDVIDKMKQRIESEIIPKYPGIEIQYLGQAEEMRKSFGSLQVAFPIALLLIYGMLAGLFRSYIQPLVVMSAIPFGFLGAVVGHWLTGETFTILSAIGLVALSGILVNDSLVLIDFINRREYEGLSPFEASVDGARKRLRAILLTTLTTAAGLIPLMFETSFQAKFLIPMAVTLTFGLLFATGLTLILVPCLNLIRHDIMVNVLRRSPAHSPDKAQFDATPA, from the coding sequence ATGTCTCTGCCTTCTTTTAGTGTCCGGAATTCCGTTCTGGTCAACATGCTGATGGTTGTTGTCCTGGCGGCGGGCATCATCTTCGCTCTGACGCTGCAGCGGGAGATGTTTCCGGAATCGCGGCCGGACAAGCTGCTGGTGGCGGCCGTTTATCCGGGAGTCCAGCCGGCAGACGTCGAAAAGGCGGTCACGATCAAGATTGAGGAAGCCATTCGCGGCGTCGAAGGAATCGACAAGATCGAATCGCAGGTTGGTGAAGGCATCAGTTTCACCACGCTGACTCTGCAGCAGACCGTGGACGACGTGGACGCGCTGCTGCAGGAGATTCGCAACGAAATCGATTCCATTCAGGACATGCCGGATGATGTCGAGAAGATCAGTCTGAAGAAAGTCGAACCGCAGCTTCCCGTGATTTCGATCGCCGTCTTCGGCGATGTGTCGGAAGGCACGCTGAAGCAAACCGCCCGCAACCTGCGGGACGACCTGTTGAAGCTGCCGGGAATCAGCCGTGTCGAACTGAACGGCATTCGCGACGACGAAATCTACGTCGACGTCCGCCCCGACAAACTGCTGGAGTACGATGTCACGTTCGAAGAAATCGCCGCCGCGATTCGTTCCGGAAACCTGGACATCAGCGGCGGACAGTTGAAGGGCAGCCGCAGCAGTGTGGCCGTGCGAACTCTGGGCGAACAGCAGAAGGCCATCCGCCTGGAAGACATCGTCGTGCGTTCTCAGCCGGGAGGCCGGCGAATTCTGCTGTCCGACGTTGCTGAACTTTCCGACGGGTTCGTCGATTCGGATCTGGAAGCGGACTTCAACGGCAAGCCTTCCGTCAACTGCGTAATCTTCAAGGGTGATTCAGAAGACGCGGTGCAGATTTCATCCGTCGTGAAAACCTATTTCGCGGCTCGCAGCGGCCAGCCGTACAACGGTCCGGATCAGGCCGCGTCCGGCGCGTTGGCGGGAATCGGCCGACCCGACATCTATCGCGTTTACCAGAACGCGAAGTCCAATCCGTTTCCGAATACCGTGAATTTCAAGCTGCACACGGACATCGCCCGGTTCGTCGAAGGCCGCCTGGACCTGATGACTCGCAACGGCAAGTGGGGGCTGGTTCTGGTGCTGCTGTGCCTGAATCTGTTCCTGAACTGGCGTGTTGCGTGGTGGGCGGCCGTCGGTCTGGTGGTGTCGTTTCTGGGTACGTTCTTCGTGATGTGGCTGGTGGGAGCGACCGTCAATCTGCTGTCGATGTTCGGTCTGATCATCGTGCTGGGAATTATCGTCGACGACGCCATCGTGATCGGCGAGAACATCTATCGGCATATCGAAGAAGGCAAGCCGCCCGTCCGAGCCGCCATCGAAGGCGCGGAAGAAGTGATGTGGCCGGTCATCGTGGCGGTGTCCACGACAATCGCCGCCTTCGCGCCGCTGTTTTTTATTCAGGGCCAGATCGGCGACTTCATGGCTCAGTTGCCGCTGGTCGTCATCGCAGCGCTGTCGATTTCTCTGATGGAAGCGCTGGTGATTCTGCCGGCTCATCTGAAGCATCTGCCGCCCGTCAAAATTCGCAGGGCCGCCGACGGTCAGCCTTCGACGTTTAACGGCCTGAAGGAAATGTTTCTGAATCGCGTCCTGCTGGCTCCCTACGAGAAACTGCTGCTGCTTTGCCTGCGGTGGCGGTACGTGACGGTGACGTTCGTCGTCGGAGCCTGCGTTGTGGCGGCGGGACTGCTGGCCGGCGGAATCGTCCGCTGGCAGTTTATTCAGGACATGGACAGCGAAAGCATGATCGCCGCTCTGGAAATGCCGATCGGCACCTCGAGCGAACGCCTGAAACAGGAACTGCAGAAGCTGACGGATTACATCGTCGATCCGGATCGCTTTCCGGAAATCGTCAACGTTCAGACGATTGCCGGCCGGCAGTACGACGTCACGGGAGCCGGTTCCGTCGGGTTTGAAGATCAGAGCCACCTGGGTCAACTGGTCATCGAAATCTGCCCGGCCGAAGAACGCACCCGTTCCAGCGAAGAACTGATCAACGTGCTGAGAGAATGGTCGACCAGAGAGCTGACCGGGATGAACTCCATTCGGTGGGAAGCGATGAGCGGCGGGCCGGGAGGCAACGACATCGAAGTCAGCCTGTCCGGACTGCCCAACAGCGAACTTCCGCGAGCCACCGAAGACATGGAACAACTGATCGGTTCCATCGATGGAGTCTTCGATCTGGATGACAACCTGGACCTTGGCAAAAAGGAACTGCGGCTGCGGCTGCGGGAGTCCGCGGCGCCCACGGGAGTCACTGTCGGCAGTCTGGGCATGTTTGTTCGCGGAGCCTTGTTTGGACAGGAAGCCCGCCGCATTACCCGCAATCGCGAAGACGTGCGAATCATGGTGCGCTATCCGGAAACGTATCGCGAAAACGTCTTCAATGTCGAAGGCATGTGGCTGCCCGGCACCGGTCTGCCGGGGCAGAGATCGTGGATTCCCATCGATGAAGTCGCCGAAGCCAGAATGACGGTCGGTTACTCCACAATCACCCGCTATCAGCAAAGCCGATCCGCCAGAATTGTGGGGTCCGTCGACGAATCCAGGGGCTCCAGCACATCCGACGTGATCGACAAAATGAAGCAGCGGATTGAATCGGAGATCATCCCCAAATACCCCGGCATCGAAATTCAGTACCTTGGCCAGGCCGAAGAAATGCGCAAGTCGTTCGGGTCGCTGCAGGTCGCGTTCCCCATTGCTTTGCTGCTGATTTACGGAATGCTGGCGGGACTGTTTCGTTCCTACATTCAGCCTCTGGTTGTGATGTCGGCCATTCCGTTTGGATTTCTGGGAGCCGTCGTCGGGCACTGGCTGACCGGCGAGACGTTTACAATTCTGAGCGCCATCGGCCTGGTGGCGCTTTCCGGAATCCTGGTGAACGACAGTCTGGTGCTGATCGACTTTATCAACCGCCGCGAATACGAAGGGCTGTCGCCGTTTGAAGCCAGCGTCGACGGAGCAAGAAAACGGCTGCGAGCCATTCTGCTGACGACTCTGACGACCGCCGCCGGCCTGATTCCGCTGATGTTCGAAACGAGTTTCCAGGCGAAGTTCTTGATTCCCATGGCGGTGACTCTGACGTTCGGGCTGCTGTTCGCCACCGGCCTGACACTGATTCTGGTGCCCTGCCTGAACCTGATCCGGCACGACATCATGGTCAACGTGCTGCGGCGGTCGCCGGCTCACAGCCCCGACAAAGCTCAGTTCGACGCCACGCCCGCGTAG
- a CDS encoding VOC family protein produces MLVQPYLYFNGRAADAINFYKDALGAEQIFLMTFGESPDQTSIPPGGEDKIMHASLRIGSTEVYVSDGMCDESKAGRFEGMALSLIVNTAEEAERIFSALSDGGQVQMPLAQTFFSPRFGMAADRFGVSWLVLVRSEDEPS; encoded by the coding sequence ATGCTTGTTCAGCCCTATCTGTACTTCAACGGCCGCGCTGCCGACGCCATCAACTTCTACAAAGATGCTCTGGGAGCCGAGCAGATTTTTCTGATGACGTTCGGTGAGAGCCCGGATCAGACCAGCATTCCGCCCGGCGGGGAAGACAAAATCATGCACGCCAGCCTGCGCATCGGATCGACAGAGGTCTATGTGTCGGACGGGATGTGCGATGAATCGAAGGCGGGGCGTTTTGAAGGCATGGCGCTGTCACTGATCGTGAACACGGCTGAAGAAGCCGAGCGGATTTTTTCAGCACTGAGTGACGGCGGGCAGGTTCAGATGCCTCTGGCGCAAACGTTCTTTTCGCCGCGATTCGGAATGGCGGCGGACCGCTTCGGCGTTTCCTGGCTGGTGCTGGTGCGTTCGGAGGACGAGCCGTCGTAA
- a CDS encoding site-2 protease family protein, protein MRWSIRLGQVAGIGIFVHWTFFLLLAWVGYAHLASGDSAAAALRGVGFIISLFACVVLHELGHALTARRYGVATRDITLLPIGGVARLERIPEKPMQEFFVAIAGPAVNVVIAAVLFGIIHTLGLPIATQASRVSGSAFAANLMWVNVALVVFNMLPAFPMDGGRVLRALLATRMTRVRATHVAASVGQVMAMLFGFVGILSGNWMLLFIAMFVYVGAQGEAQAVEMRSVFRSHRVSDAMIRRFQTLSEEDTVEEAARESATSQQRDFPVMNGETVAGLVFYDDVLKALRSGQNDQPVGQIMRRDCLVASADDPLDRALDRMNACGCRTLLVQHGGRLAGMLSEEHLGRWMLLHSSVSRRDSDDSGAAA, encoded by the coding sequence GTGCGCTGGTCTATTCGTCTCGGACAGGTTGCCGGAATCGGCATCTTTGTCCACTGGACGTTCTTCCTGTTGCTGGCGTGGGTCGGCTACGCTCATCTTGCTTCCGGCGACAGTGCCGCCGCTGCCCTGCGCGGCGTGGGGTTTATCATTTCGCTGTTTGCCTGCGTCGTGCTTCACGAACTGGGACATGCACTGACCGCGCGCCGTTATGGCGTCGCGACGCGAGATATCACATTGCTGCCAATCGGGGGAGTCGCCCGGCTGGAGCGTATTCCCGAAAAACCGATGCAGGAGTTCTTTGTGGCCATCGCCGGGCCTGCCGTCAACGTGGTGATTGCCGCGGTACTGTTCGGCATCATTCACACGCTCGGCCTGCCGATCGCCACGCAAGCCAGCCGGGTTTCCGGCAGCGCGTTTGCCGCCAATCTGATGTGGGTGAATGTCGCTCTGGTGGTGTTCAACATGCTGCCCGCCTTTCCCATGGACGGTGGCCGTGTGCTGCGGGCTCTGCTGGCGACTCGCATGACACGCGTGCGCGCGACGCACGTGGCAGCGAGTGTTGGTCAGGTGATGGCGATGCTGTTCGGATTCGTCGGCATCCTGTCCGGCAACTGGATGTTGCTGTTCATTGCCATGTTTGTGTACGTGGGTGCCCAGGGCGAAGCTCAGGCCGTTGAAATGCGATCCGTGTTCCGGTCGCACCGCGTAAGCGACGCAATGATTCGACGGTTCCAGACTCTTTCCGAAGAAGACACCGTGGAAGAGGCCGCCCGGGAATCCGCCACCAGTCAGCAGCGGGATTTTCCGGTGATGAATGGAGAGACCGTCGCGGGACTTGTTTTCTATGACGATGTCCTGAAGGCTTTGCGAAGCGGTCAGAATGATCAGCCGGTCGGACAGATCATGCGCCGGGACTGCCTGGTTGCATCGGCCGACGATCCGCTGGATCGGGCTCTGGACAGAATGAACGCCTGTGGCTGCAGAACGCTGCTGGTGCAGCACGGCGGCCGGCTGGCGGGAATGCTGTCGGAAGAACATCTTGGACGCTGGATGCTGCTGCATTCATCCGTGAGTCGCCGCGATTCCGACGACTCCGGCGCTGCGGCGTGA
- a CDS encoding STAS/SEC14 domain-containing protein: protein MSYTVTENIEERVIELEITGTLSKAAYETFVPATEAKIQEFGKVRMLVILHDFHGWDVGALWEDIKFDVKHHNHIERLAIVGERKWEKGMAAFCKPFTSAKIKYFDHTDIEQARTWIHSDD, encoded by the coding sequence ATGTCCTACACTGTTACGGAAAACATCGAAGAACGAGTGATTGAATTAGAGATCACCGGAACTCTTTCCAAAGCAGCCTACGAGACCTTTGTGCCGGCGACCGAAGCGAAGATTCAGGAATTCGGCAAGGTCCGAATGCTGGTGATCCTTCACGACTTCCACGGCTGGGATGTGGGAGCTCTGTGGGAAGACATCAAGTTCGACGTGAAACATCACAACCACATTGAACGACTGGCGATCGTCGGCGAACGCAAATGGGAAAAAGGGATGGCCGCGTTCTGCAAGCCATTCACGTCTGCGAAAATCAAATACTTCGACCACACGGACATCGAACAGGCGCGTACCTGGATTCACAGCGACGACTAA
- a CDS encoding serine/threonine-protein kinase codes for MPAPLFQTDTTVVMPAAFSIAGRRSHFPVQILKQTRGGLAEETTALLSRRLKAASLLAFAGFLTFFIKNLFFLDDFVTLADWLLFWVHLAVTVLAGVISLCLWTHRGFLNRHLRLTELLLFGGSALFLLLFSYVDVSESAATGYLPPIVPPWLMLIFTYAMLIPNPNSFTRAAVMISTLAATPITLIIAMHLTSGTFARLFRENHRFRGTEISAVLMLLLAAIVAAWGQHLIGSLRRSVYEARRIGQYHLKQPLGSGGMGDVYLAEHLLMKRPCAIKLIRAEQAGDPQVLERFEHEVQATAKLSHWNSIEIYDYGRTDDGTFYYVMEYLPGMDLEELVQKHGRLPPGRVIHLLEQTCDALAEAHTQRLIHRDIKPANVFVARRGHVCDVAKLLDFGLARPIVRPESGNTTHVGTISGSPLYMAPEQFVDDAVDERSDIYSVGVMAYYLLTGKRPFDNDNPMRVFMAHAQERPRRLCEFCPDISHELEAIVMRCLEKSPDDRFQAAAALREALLNCQEAGDWTREDAAAWWACHVGADQPATNDPADLATTAGDGSIRETDRSSMPS; via the coding sequence ATGCCGGCCCCGCTATTTCAAACCGACACTACCGTAGTGATGCCGGCGGCGTTTTCGATCGCAGGCCGACGGTCGCATTTTCCCGTTCAGATTCTGAAACAGACCCGCGGCGGGCTTGCGGAAGAGACTACCGCACTGCTGTCCCGGCGGCTGAAGGCTGCGTCGCTGCTGGCCTTTGCCGGGTTCCTGACATTCTTCATCAAGAATCTGTTCTTTCTTGATGACTTCGTGACGCTTGCGGACTGGCTGCTGTTCTGGGTTCATCTGGCGGTGACAGTCCTGGCGGGTGTCATCAGCCTGTGCCTGTGGACGCACCGCGGATTTCTGAATCGGCATCTGCGGCTGACGGAGTTGCTGCTGTTCGGCGGATCGGCGCTGTTCCTGCTACTGTTCAGCTATGTCGATGTCAGCGAAAGCGCAGCGACCGGATACCTGCCGCCGATTGTTCCGCCGTGGCTGATGCTGATCTTCACCTATGCGATGCTGATTCCCAATCCCAACAGCTTCACACGCGCTGCGGTGATGATTAGTACGCTGGCGGCGACTCCGATCACGCTGATCATTGCGATGCATCTGACGTCCGGCACGTTCGCGCGGCTGTTCCGTGAGAATCACCGGTTTCGCGGCACCGAGATTTCCGCCGTTCTGATGCTGTTGCTCGCAGCGATCGTGGCGGCCTGGGGACAGCATCTGATCGGCAGTCTGCGACGCAGCGTGTACGAAGCGCGACGCATCGGTCAGTACCACCTGAAGCAACCGCTCGGCTCCGGCGGCATGGGAGACGTCTACCTGGCCGAACATCTGCTGATGAAACGCCCCTGTGCCATCAAGCTGATCCGCGCCGAACAGGCGGGAGATCCGCAGGTTCTGGAACGATTTGAACACGAGGTTCAGGCCACGGCGAAACTCAGCCACTGGAACTCCATTGAGATCTACGACTATGGCCGCACAGATGACGGCACGTTTTACTACGTCATGGAATACCTGCCCGGCATGGATCTTGAAGAATTGGTGCAGAAACACGGACGTCTGCCGCCGGGACGCGTGATTCATCTGCTGGAACAAACCTGCGACGCGCTGGCGGAGGCTCATACGCAGAGACTGATTCATCGCGATATCAAACCGGCCAACGTGTTCGTCGCCCGTCGCGGCCATGTTTGCGATGTCGCCAAACTGCTGGACTTCGGTCTGGCCAGGCCGATCGTAAGACCGGAGTCCGGCAACACGACTCACGTCGGAACCATTTCCGGCTCACCGCTCTACATGGCGCCGGAACAGTTCGTCGATGACGCCGTGGATGAACGCAGCGACATCTATTCCGTCGGCGTGATGGCCTATTACCTGCTGACAGGAAAACGACCGTTCGACAACGACAATCCCATGCGAGTCTTCATGGCGCATGCGCAGGAACGTCCCCGGCGCCTGTGCGAGTTCTGTCCTGATATCTCGCACGAACTTGAAGCAATCGTCATGCGGTGCCTGGAAAAGTCGCCGGACGACAGGTTTCAGGCCGCTGCCGCGCTCCGCGAAGCGCTGCTGAATTGTCAGGAAGCCGGCGACTGGACTCGCGAAGACGCAGCCGCCTGGTGGGCCTGCCATGTCGGTGCCGACCAGCCTGCGACCAATGACCCGGCCGACCTGGCGACAACCGCAGGCGACGGATCAATCCGCGAAACCGACCGGTCGTCAATGCCTTCATAG
- a CDS encoding universal stress protein — MRSVSRIVVGVQLSVKRPWSAVGLGDSTRAAIEQSLRIAEIRRVPVTLVAALSEPSSGLFGSAEKASAAAVQDQTEASAVLQEIIQQYSKRHSCELDVTATVVFGQPWMEILRVVGGDRDALIVCGTRTRGAISRMLFGNTGLKLVRYAPCPVWLARPREDYDAPLDVMAATDLSETGVEVLHTAVHLGQSLPIRLSVLHVVHTDLDRHMARAGVRDESVREFRRELRESAESTMQSQLAMTDFRTLQFGVQTHVAEGNPDAAILCAIEELKIDLLVMATSRRGGIPGMLFGSTAERLLSQLRCSILVIKPEDFQPPMKLS, encoded by the coding sequence ATGCGTTCAGTATCGCGAATCGTTGTGGGTGTGCAGTTGTCGGTGAAGCGACCCTGGTCAGCGGTCGGCCTGGGTGATTCAACACGGGCAGCCATCGAACAGTCACTGCGCATCGCCGAAATCCGCCGCGTTCCGGTCACGCTGGTGGCCGCATTATCGGAACCGTCCAGCGGGTTGTTCGGTTCCGCGGAAAAAGCCAGCGCCGCGGCGGTTCAGGACCAGACGGAAGCCAGCGCCGTGCTGCAGGAGATAATTCAGCAGTATTCAAAGCGGCACTCCTGTGAACTGGATGTGACCGCCACCGTGGTGTTTGGACAGCCGTGGATGGAGATTCTCCGAGTGGTCGGCGGTGACCGTGATGCCCTGATCGTCTGCGGCACGCGAACTCGCGGCGCGATCAGCCGAATGCTGTTTGGAAACACCGGACTGAAGCTTGTTCGCTACGCTCCGTGTCCCGTCTGGCTGGCTCGACCCAGAGAAGACTACGATGCTCCGCTGGACGTGATGGCCGCGACTGACCTTTCCGAAACAGGTGTTGAAGTTCTGCATACGGCCGTGCATCTGGGACAGTCACTGCCGATTCGCCTGAGCGTCCTGCACGTGGTTCATACGGACCTGGACCGCCACATGGCACGGGCGGGAGTCCGCGACGAGTCTGTTCGTGAATTTCGCCGCGAACTGCGTGAATCGGCGGAAAGCACGATGCAGAGTCAACTGGCCATGACCGACTTTCGAACGCTGCAGTTCGGCGTGCAAACTCACGTGGCGGAAGGCAACCCCGATGCGGCGATTCTGTGTGCGATCGAAGAGCTGAAAATTGATCTGCTGGTGATGGCAACCTCCCGACGCGGCGGAATTCCGGGAATGCTGTTTGGAAGCACGGCGGAACGGCTGCTGTCTCAACTGCGATGCTCAATCCTGGTCATCAAGCCCGAAGACTTTCAACCGCCGATGAAGTTATCGTAA
- a CDS encoding DUF547 domain-containing protein — MKKTSSAIMNRLLPAVILIAAVIFVLNRFARREVFVGQQIAGTIPMDQIDHSAWNELLRTYVDDDGLVNYSGWKSSTSDRRKLQDYLSTLSAADPVATCPTDARLAFWINAYNAVTIEGILREYPTSSIRNHLPQVLGYNIWKDLKLYVDGQPFSLEQIEHQKLRTMHEPRIHFAIVCASMGCPRLLNSAYTADEIQNQLDENARDFFRRPSNFRYDQASKTFYLSSILKWFATDFGSHRRAQLKTISAWLPSEESRKAAVGGDVGVSFSDYDWNLNDSQNAGR; from the coding sequence ATGAAGAAAACGAGCAGCGCGATCATGAACCGCCTGCTGCCGGCAGTGATTCTCATTGCCGCCGTTATCTTCGTGCTGAATCGCTTCGCCAGACGCGAAGTCTTCGTCGGACAGCAGATCGCCGGCACGATTCCGATGGATCAGATCGATCATTCCGCCTGGAACGAACTCTTGCGGACGTACGTCGACGATGACGGACTGGTCAACTACAGCGGCTGGAAGTCCAGCACTTCCGACCGCAGGAAGCTGCAGGACTATCTGTCGACGCTGTCCGCCGCGGATCCGGTCGCGACGTGTCCAACCGATGCCAGACTCGCCTTCTGGATCAATGCCTATAACGCCGTGACGATCGAAGGCATTCTGCGCGAGTACCCGACATCCAGCATCCGCAATCATCTGCCTCAGGTGCTGGGGTACAACATCTGGAAGGACCTGAAACTCTATGTTGACGGGCAGCCATTTTCGCTTGAACAAATCGAACATCAGAAGCTGCGGACAATGCACGAACCGCGGATTCACTTCGCCATCGTGTGCGCATCGATGGGTTGTCCGCGGCTGCTGAACTCCGCGTACACGGCGGACGAGATTCAGAATCAACTGGACGAAAACGCTCGCGATTTTTTTCGTCGTCCGAGCAACTTCCGGTACGACCAGGCATCGAAGACGTTTTATCTTTCGTCGATCCTGAAGTGGTTCGCAACGGATTTCGGAAGTCACCGCAGGGCTCAACTGAAGACGATTTCAGCGTGGCTTCCGTCAGAAGAATCGCGAAAGGCGGCGGTCGGCGGTGACGTCGGCGTTTCGTTTTCGGACTACGACTGGAACCTGAACGACTCACAGAACGCCGGCCGATAG